One window of Phoenix dactylifera cultivar Barhee BC4 chromosome 5, palm_55x_up_171113_PBpolish2nd_filt_p, whole genome shotgun sequence genomic DNA carries:
- the LOC103702757 gene encoding protein TRANSPARENT TESTA GLABRA 1-like: MERSTQESPLTTTTTTTTTTTTNPNSANTYTFDSPHPVYAMAFSSLPAPSPPRLALGSFIEDYANRVDVVTFDEDARAFRPDPSLSFDHPYPPTKLMFHPKPLPNSSSSLLASSGEFLRLWQLHHHGDSSPKVELRAILNNSKSSEFCAPLTSFDWNDAEPRRIGTSSIDTTCTVWDIERGAIETQLIAHDKEVYDIAWGEAGVFASVSADGSVRIFDLRDKEHSTIVYESPRPDTPLLRLAWNKADLRYMATILMDSNRIVIIDIRSPAVPVAELQRHRASVNAVAWAPQAARHICSAGDDGQALIWEVPASGPAVPPDGIDPALVYTAGAEINQLQWSAVHPDWIGIAFANKVQLLRA, translated from the coding sequence ATGGAGAGATCGACCCAAGAATCCCCTCTGacaacgacgacgacgacgaccacGACCACGACGACGAACCCTAACTCGGCGAACACGTACACCTTCGACTCCCCCCACCCGGTGTACGCCATGGCCTTCTCCTCCCTCCCGGCCCCCTCCCCGCCGCGCCTCGCCCTGGGCTCCTTCATCGAGGACTACGCCAACCGCGTCGACGTCGTCACCTTCGACGAGGACGCCCGCGCATTCCGCCCCgacccctccctctccttcgacCACCCCTATCCGCCCACCAAGCTCATGTTCCACCCGAAGCCCCTCCCcaactcctcttcttctctcctcgCCTCCTCCGGCGAATTCCTCCGCCTCTGGCAGCTCCACCACCACGGCGACTCGTCGCCCAAGGTCGAGCTTCGCGCCATCCTTAACAACAGCAAGTCTAGCGAGTTCTGCGCCCCCCTCACCTCCTTCGACTGGAACGACGCCGAGCCCCGCCGCATCGGCACCTCCTCCATCGACACCACCTGCACCGTCTGGGACATCGAGCGCGGCGCCATCGAGACCCAGCTCATCGCGCATGACAAGGAGGTCTACGACATCGCCTGGGGCGAGGCCGGAGTCTTCGCCTCCGTCTCCGCCGACGGCTCCGTCCGCATCTTCGACCTACGCGACAAGGAGCACTCCACCATCGTCTACGAGAGCCCCCGCCCCGACaccccgctcctccgcctcgcCTGGAACAAGGCCGACCTCCGCTACATGGCCACCATCCTCATGGACAGCAACCGCATCGTCATCATCGACATCCGCTCCCCGGCGGTGCCCGTCGCCGAGCTGCAGCGCCACCGCGCCAGCGTCAATGCGGTTGCCTGGGCGCCGCAGGCTGCCAGGCACATCTGCTCCGCCGGGGATGACGGCCAGGCGCTCATATGGGAGGTGCCGGCCTCTGGGCCCGCGGTGCCGCCGGACGGGATCGATCCGGCCCTGGTCTACACGGCGGGAGCAGAGATCAACCAGCTGCAGTGGTCCGCCGTGCACCCGGACTGGATTGGGATCGCATTCGCCAACAAGGTGCAGCTgctgagagcttga